A genome region from Armatimonadota bacterium includes the following:
- a CDS encoding heme o synthase, with protein sequence MTRVQRLSVSALGVAVLVAVLGAILLEVPRSCTGWPLCGGRVLPPAGGLELVEWIHRLLAAHLVLLGLILWWVTRRESRVLQGLFFATFLVVLVEAGVGARIALGGSSGSWSTVHRVLGMGAVFLLGVACVAAFASSPSGWDPRSGGPVAVLGLGVLGLAAGVDSRVVGVCAILIGLALRGRFAGSAVGLLGSGVAALGAGLVGAHALGMPGLRTAAVGAVASIGVVGALGVAAGMSGFGLGTSARREGTGEVRAYLELSKPRIVVLLLVTTACATFAAAGRDLPWEVLLATVVGGALSAAGANALNQVLDRDVDAVMDRTRHRPLVTGRVDVPNALAFGVLLGLASFGVLAVSVNLLAATLAALGYLFYVLVYSVWLKRSTDQNIVIGGAAGALPPLVGWAAVTDRVDLLALGMFLVVFLWTPPHFWALALVRREDYARAGIPMLPVVRGEARTRREILVYTALLVAATLGMAGLGATGPLYGASASLLGLLLLRGAWRLYRQRTPQAAWSLFRFSNAYLALLFTALVVDRILFPNVG encoded by the coding sequence GTGACGAGGGTTCAGCGACTCAGCGTAAGCGCCCTGGGTGTGGCGGTGCTGGTGGCGGTTCTGGGCGCGATCCTGCTGGAGGTCCCCAGGTCCTGCACGGGCTGGCCTCTTTGCGGGGGGCGGGTGCTGCCGCCTGCCGGGGGGTTGGAGCTGGTGGAGTGGATTCACCGGCTTCTGGCCGCCCACCTTGTCCTGCTCGGGCTCATCCTGTGGTGGGTCACCCGGAGGGAATCCCGCGTGCTCCAAGGCCTCTTCTTTGCAACCTTCCTGGTGGTCCTCGTGGAGGCGGGAGTAGGTGCCCGGATCGCGCTGGGGGGGAGTTCGGGGTCCTGGAGTACGGTGCATCGCGTCCTGGGCATGGGTGCCGTATTCCTGCTCGGGGTTGCCTGCGTGGCCGCGTTCGCGTCGTCCCCATCGGGGTGGGACCCCAGGAGTGGCGGGCCCGTGGCCGTCCTGGGGCTGGGAGTTCTGGGACTCGCGGCGGGGGTGGACAGCAGGGTAGTGGGGGTGTGTGCGATCCTCATCGGGCTCGCCCTGCGCGGGAGGTTCGCCGGTTCCGCGGTGGGATTGTTGGGAAGCGGTGTGGCCGCTCTGGGAGCGGGGCTTGTGGGAGCCCATGCGTTGGGAATGCCGGGATTGCGGACGGCGGCGGTGGGCGCGGTGGCCAGCATCGGCGTGGTGGGGGCCCTGGGGGTGGCCGCGGGGATGAGCGGGTTCGGTCTGGGGACTTCTGCGCGCCGGGAGGGCACCGGGGAGGTTCGGGCGTATCTCGAACTCAGCAAACCCCGGATCGTGGTGCTGTTGCTCGTGACCACGGCCTGTGCCACGTTCGCGGCCGCGGGGAGGGATCTGCCGTGGGAGGTGCTGTTGGCCACGGTGGTGGGAGGGGCGCTTAGTGCCGCGGGTGCGAACGCCCTCAACCAGGTCCTGGACCGGGACGTGGACGCGGTGATGGACCGTACGAGGCACCGCCCCCTCGTGACCGGGCGGGTGGACGTTCCGAACGCACTGGCATTCGGCGTGTTGCTGGGGCTTGCGTCCTTCGGGGTGCTGGCGGTCTCCGTGAACCTCCTGGCGGCCACGTTGGCCGCCCTCGGCTACCTCTTCTACGTGCTGGTGTACTCCGTGTGGCTGAAGCGCAGCACGGACCAGAACATCGTGATCGGGGGCGCGGCGGGGGCCCTTCCGCCCCTCGTGGGGTGGGCCGCGGTGACGGATCGGGTGGACCTCCTCGCGCTGGGGATGTTCCTGGTGGTGTTCCTGTGGACGCCGCCCCACTTCTGGGCCCTGGCCTTGGTGCGGAGGGAGGACTACGCCCGGGCGGGGATCCCCATGCTGCCCGTGGTACGGGGGGAGGCCCGGACCCGGCGGGAGATCCTCGTATATACCGCGCTCCTGGTGGCCGCCACCCTGGGGATGGCGGGTCTGGGCGCCACGGGACCGCTGTACGGAGCCTCCGCGTCCCTGCTGGGCTTGCTCCTGCTGCGCGGTGCGTGGCGGCTGTATCGGCAGAGAACCCCGCAGGCCGCCTGGTCCCTGTTCAGGTTCAGCAACGCCTACTTGGCTCTGCTGTTCACGGCCCTGGTGGTGGACCGGATCCTTTTCCCGAACGTCGGTTAG
- a CDS encoding cytochrome c-type biogenesis protein CcmH produces MLGRGIAVVLVLLLTGIAFPESLDDRVREVASRLLCPVCAGRTVAESTSELAAQMRATIREKLERGERPDEILAYFVERYGEGILAEPPRRGLGSLLWLAPALAILGGTAYVVARFRRAGTPPEADASDEEDTA; encoded by the coding sequence ATGCTCGGGAGAGGGATCGCCGTGGTGCTCGTGCTGCTCCTCACGGGAATCGCCTTCCCGGAGAGTCTGGACGACCGGGTACGGGAGGTGGCGAGCCGGCTCCTGTGTCCCGTGTGCGCGGGCCGCACCGTGGCAGAATCCACCTCGGAGCTGGCTGCCCAGATGCGGGCCACCATCCGGGAGAAACTCGAGCGGGGAGAACGTCCAGACGAGATCCTGGCGTACTTCGTGGAGCGGTACGGAGAAGGGATCCTCGCAGAACCCCCCCGCCGCGGGCTGGGATCCCTCCTCTGGCTGGCGCCCGCCCTGGCCATCCTGGGCGGGACCGCGTACGTGGTGGCGCGGTTCAGAAGGGCAGGAACGCCTCCCGAGGCGGACGCGTCCGATGAGGAGGACACTGCGTAG
- a CDS encoding heme lyase CcmF/NrfE family subunit, whose protein sequence is METIAAAPPAGRRWAGVGAAALMGAGLAMALWGLRGEGLALVGAASLWIALASTLYAIGALTYGLRRASPAWLASGLYAALTPALFLSVALMALLMALLAHDFTLVYVARNSSLDTPLLYRLSGLWGGQAGSLLFWTWMLSVFTALAQLRHRRTDPSLVPYAVAVLAAVLTFFLVLVAVFENPFRVFEVPPPDGRGLNPLLLDPGMVVHPPLLYLGFVGFSVPYAFAMAALLTGRLDREWVVATRGWTLFAWTALSAGILAGGWWAYRVLGWGGYWGWDPVENASLVPWLVGTAYLHSALIQERAGIFAAWNTVLVILTFALAQLGTFLTRTGLVASVHTFAQSEIAPPFLVYLGGVLGASFGLTAWRWDRLRDRVVTISLASREGAFLFNNVLFLGFAFAVLLGTLFPVLSEAVRGAQVFVGPPYFRRVSGPIGVALLLLMGIATLLPWRRATQKTLMRFRFPLAALLAAGIAAGVLLRRPGVVAALAAVAFAAAATLQEFHRGTAVRMHHRAPYPVALWRFFRDQRRRVSGYLVHLAVLMMAVGIVGSHAYVREREATVRPGEGFRLGRYEIAYRGLESEEGPGVQRTWAELEIREGARTMALRPLRLYYPRWDQPTSRPAIRSTFREDLYVVLEAFEPTGRATLRAWVNPMVRWIWAGGILFLVGIGINAWPDRPRRKRA, encoded by the coding sequence ATGGAAACGATCGCGGCCGCACCGCCCGCGGGCCGGCGGTGGGCGGGGGTAGGTGCGGCCGCTTTGATGGGTGCGGGCCTCGCGATGGCCCTCTGGGGCCTTCGGGGGGAGGGCCTTGCCCTGGTGGGAGCGGCCTCCCTGTGGATCGCCCTCGCCTCTACCCTCTACGCGATCGGAGCCCTGACCTACGGCCTGCGGCGCGCCTCTCCTGCATGGCTCGCCAGCGGCCTTTACGCGGCCCTCACGCCCGCCCTCTTCCTCTCCGTGGCCCTGATGGCCCTTCTCATGGCGCTCCTCGCGCACGACTTCACCCTGGTCTACGTGGCCCGCAACAGCAGCCTCGACACCCCGCTCCTGTACCGGCTGAGCGGCCTGTGGGGCGGGCAGGCAGGATCGCTGCTGTTCTGGACCTGGATGCTGAGCGTGTTTACGGCCCTCGCGCAGCTTCGCCACCGCCGTACGGACCCATCCCTGGTGCCCTACGCGGTGGCCGTCCTGGCGGCGGTGCTCACGTTCTTCCTCGTGCTGGTCGCTGTCTTCGAAAATCCGTTTCGCGTCTTCGAGGTCCCACCTCCGGACGGCCGTGGCCTCAACCCGCTCCTGCTGGATCCCGGGATGGTGGTACACCCCCCGCTGCTGTACCTGGGCTTCGTAGGGTTCTCGGTCCCCTACGCCTTCGCCATGGCGGCCCTCCTCACGGGACGCCTGGACCGGGAATGGGTCGTGGCCACCCGAGGCTGGACCCTGTTTGCCTGGACAGCCCTCAGCGCGGGGATCCTGGCGGGCGGGTGGTGGGCGTACCGGGTGTTGGGATGGGGCGGGTACTGGGGGTGGGATCCCGTGGAGAATGCATCCCTGGTCCCCTGGCTCGTGGGGACCGCCTACCTTCACTCCGCCTTGATCCAGGAGCGGGCAGGGATCTTCGCCGCGTGGAACACGGTCCTGGTGATCCTCACCTTCGCCCTCGCGCAACTCGGCACCTTCCTCACCCGCACGGGGCTCGTGGCCTCCGTGCACACCTTCGCGCAGTCCGAGATCGCACCCCCTTTTCTCGTCTACTTGGGTGGCGTGCTGGGCGCATCCTTCGGGCTTACCGCGTGGAGGTGGGATCGGCTGCGGGACCGGGTGGTGACGATCTCCCTCGCCTCCCGGGAAGGGGCGTTCCTGTTCAACAACGTGCTGTTCCTGGGCTTCGCCTTCGCGGTGCTGCTGGGCACCCTCTTTCCCGTACTCAGCGAAGCCGTGCGGGGAGCCCAGGTGTTCGTGGGACCGCCCTACTTCCGGCGGGTGAGCGGGCCCATCGGCGTCGCTCTGCTGCTCCTCATGGGGATCGCCACCCTTCTCCCGTGGCGGCGGGCGACCCAAAAGACCCTGATGCGGTTTCGGTTTCCCCTCGCGGCCCTGCTCGCGGCGGGGATCGCGGCGGGGGTGCTGCTGCGGCGGCCGGGCGTGGTGGCGGCCCTGGCGGCGGTGGCGTTTGCAGCCGCGGCCACCCTGCAGGAATTCCACCGGGGGACCGCGGTCAGGATGCACCACAGGGCCCCCTACCCGGTGGCCCTCTGGCGCTTCTTCCGGGACCAGCGCCGGCGGGTGAGCGGGTACCTGGTTCACCTGGCGGTCCTGATGATGGCGGTGGGGATCGTCGGTAGCCACGCCTACGTCCGGGAGCGGGAGGCTACCGTGAGGCCTGGGGAGGGATTCCGCCTCGGGCGGTACGAGATCGCCTATCGGGGGCTGGAGTCCGAGGAAGGCCCGGGTGTGCAGCGCACCTGGGCGGAGCTGGAGATCCGGGAGGGCGCGCGCACCATGGCGCTGCGCCCCCTCCGGCTTTACTATCCCCGCTGGGACCAACCCACCAGCCGCCCCGCCATCCGCTCCACCTTCCGGGAGGACCTGTACGTGGTCCTGGAGGCCTTCGAGCCCACCGGACGCGCCACCCTCCGGGCGTGGGTGAACCCCATGGTGCGGTGGATCTGGGCGGGAGGAATCCTGTTCCTAGTGGGGATCGGGATCAACGCGTGGCCGGATCGGCCCCGACGGAAGAGGGCGTGA
- a CDS encoding thiolase family protein gives MRFHRVFIPYGGYWSTPFVRWQGSFAHLHPILFAAEIARRALGERGIPPTAFDGLRLGMTVPAKHAFFGAPWLAGLLGAELLTGPTLSQACATAARVMADAAAEIEVGGAQAILTITCDRTSNGPHVYYPNPLGPGGTGESENWVWDNFFLDPYARNAQIETAERVARENGFTRKAQEELTLLRYAQYQDALADAAAFQRRYLVTPIEVLDPSGRKPLATVTGDEGVHPTTAEGLARLAPVLPEGTVTYGTQTHPADGNCGMIVATEERAAVLSRNPGIPVRLVAFAQARVRKGYMPEATAEAARRALAVADLKIPDLRALKTHNPFAVNDLYFAKALEIPPEAFNNYGSSLVYGHPQAPTGMRLVMELIEELVLAGGGYGLFSGCAAGDSAAALVLRVG, from the coding sequence GTGCGGTTCCACCGGGTGTTCATCCCGTACGGCGGCTACTGGTCTACCCCCTTCGTGCGGTGGCAGGGTAGCTTCGCCCACCTCCACCCCATCCTGTTCGCCGCGGAGATCGCCCGGCGGGCTCTGGGCGAACGGGGAATCCCGCCCACGGCCTTCGACGGACTCCGGCTCGGGATGACCGTGCCGGCCAAGCATGCCTTCTTCGGAGCTCCGTGGCTCGCGGGGCTGTTAGGGGCCGAGCTCCTGACGGGCCCCACCCTCAGCCAAGCCTGCGCCACCGCGGCGCGGGTCATGGCGGACGCGGCCGCGGAGATCGAGGTGGGCGGAGCCCAAGCCATCCTGACCATCACCTGCGACCGCACCAGCAACGGGCCCCACGTCTACTATCCGAACCCCCTGGGCCCGGGGGGGACAGGGGAGAGCGAGAACTGGGTCTGGGACAACTTCTTCCTGGATCCCTACGCGCGCAATGCCCAGATCGAGACCGCGGAGCGGGTGGCCCGAGAGAACGGGTTCACCCGCAAGGCCCAGGAGGAGCTCACCCTGCTCCGGTATGCGCAGTATCAGGACGCCCTCGCGGACGCTGCCGCTTTCCAGCGGCGCTACCTGGTGACTCCCATCGAGGTGCTGGATCCCTCGGGACGAAAGCCGCTTGCCACGGTGACGGGGGACGAGGGCGTGCACCCCACCACTGCGGAAGGCCTCGCCCGCCTAGCCCCCGTGCTCCCGGAGGGGACGGTAACCTATGGGACCCAGACCCACCCCGCGGACGGGAACTGCGGGATGATCGTGGCCACCGAGGAGCGGGCCGCGGTGCTCAGCCGGAACCCCGGGATTCCGGTGCGGCTCGTGGCCTTCGCCCAGGCCCGCGTGCGAAAAGGGTACATGCCCGAAGCCACCGCGGAGGCAGCGAGGCGAGCCCTCGCCGTGGCCGATCTGAAAATCCCGGACCTGCGGGCTCTCAAGACCCACAACCCCTTCGCGGTCAACGACCTGTACTTCGCGAAGGCCCTGGAGATCCCGCCGGAGGCTTTCAACAACTACGGCAGCTCCCTGGTGTACGGACATCCGCAGGCACCCACGGGCATGCGGCTCGTCATGGAGCTCATCGAGGAGCTGGTGCTCGCGGGCGGAGGATACGGCCTGTTCTCCGGCTGCGCGGCCGGTGACAGCGCCGCTGCCCTCGTCCTCCGGGTAGGCTGA
- a CDS encoding long-chain fatty acid--CoA ligase yields the protein MPEDVSELDETFRKVARDRAGHTAMVYLGERYRFRDLEDLVDRLTRGLERLGVEAGERVLLYMPHCPQWVVTWLALRRRGVVAVPVSPQYGPRDVAYVAQDAGASVLFCADTLFGYAARVQQEVDLRCVVVTGIGDLLPWWKRAVGKALDRLPTGRVRLAGSVFTFQEILAGPTRSRRPGRPSEGVEGPEGLCELLYTGGTLGAVPLGSDTVIQGAPLYHILGQAQGLGALLAGETLVLLPRMNWDAFLDHIQRYRVTTLFGTPTLYRTILEHPRLDAYDLRSLRYCFSAGDALPPELARRWKTRFGLEIHQGYGATEACGAISMTPAGPPFPEGTVGQVVRGREVRIVDPETLRPCSPGEPGELLVSGPNLPTAYWNRPEETQRAFSCTKDACGTEPGTSCAGMRTGGSTPWTGPQTSSRSRATGWHLPGWSPCSRSTLR from the coding sequence ATGCCCGAAGACGTATCGGAATTGGACGAGACCTTCCGGAAAGTGGCCCGGGACCGGGCGGGGCACACCGCCATGGTGTACCTGGGAGAGCGATACCGGTTCCGGGATCTGGAGGACCTGGTGGACCGCCTGACCCGGGGGCTGGAGCGCCTGGGGGTGGAGGCCGGAGAGCGTGTCCTGCTGTACATGCCGCACTGCCCCCAATGGGTGGTAACCTGGCTCGCCCTCCGGCGGCGGGGCGTGGTGGCGGTTCCCGTCTCCCCGCAGTACGGGCCGCGGGATGTGGCGTACGTGGCGCAGGACGCGGGCGCCTCGGTGTTGTTCTGCGCGGATACCCTGTTCGGGTATGCGGCCCGGGTTCAGCAGGAGGTCGATCTCCGGTGCGTGGTGGTGACCGGGATCGGAGACCTCCTCCCGTGGTGGAAGCGGGCGGTGGGGAAAGCCCTCGACCGGTTGCCCACGGGCCGGGTGCGGCTAGCTGGGTCGGTGTTCACCTTCCAGGAGATCCTAGCGGGCCCCACCCGGTCCCGGAGGCCGGGCAGGCCATCCGAAGGCGTAGAGGGGCCGGAGGGACTGTGCGAGTTGCTGTACACGGGAGGAACCCTCGGGGCCGTCCCCCTGGGGTCGGACACGGTCATCCAGGGGGCTCCCTTGTACCACATCCTGGGCCAAGCCCAGGGCCTCGGGGCGCTTTTGGCTGGGGAGACCCTCGTGTTGCTGCCGCGGATGAACTGGGACGCCTTCCTGGATCACATCCAGCGGTACCGGGTCACCACCCTCTTCGGTACCCCCACCCTGTACCGGACCATCCTGGAGCACCCCCGGCTGGACGCATACGACCTACGCTCCCTCCGCTACTGCTTCTCCGCGGGCGACGCCCTCCCCCCGGAGCTGGCCCGGCGGTGGAAGACGCGGTTCGGTCTGGAGATCCATCAGGGCTACGGAGCCACAGAGGCGTGCGGGGCCATTTCCATGACCCCTGCGGGACCGCCGTTCCCGGAAGGAACCGTGGGGCAGGTGGTGCGAGGGAGGGAGGTGCGGATCGTAGATCCCGAGACCCTACGGCCGTGCTCCCCGGGCGAGCCCGGGGAGCTCCTCGTATCCGGCCCGAACCTTCCTACCGCCTACTGGAACAGGCCCGAGGAGACCCAGCGGGCCTTCTCGTGCACGAAGGACGCGTGTGGTACCGAACCGGGGACATCCTGCGCCGGGATGCGGACGGGTGGCTCTACTCCGTGGACCGGTCCGCAGACCTCATCAAGAAGCAGGGCTACCGGGTGGCACCTGCCCGGGTGGAGTCCGTGCTCCAGGAGCACCCTACGGTGA
- a CDS encoding ATP-binding cassette domain-containing protein: MVFYENAPGLNEVSLEVRPGEVVGVFGSNGAGKTTLLNTVAGLTLMYGRREQRRGGIRVTVLGTVRLDGLDITEWEVPPRVRRGLVLCRERHAVFRDLTVGENLRVGGYLRPAREVEEGVAFACTLMPPLRRLWQKPAGMLSGGEQQMVAIGMALVARPRWLLLDEPLLGLSPALQEEIVRVIGDIRRQGLSVLVAEQYARAILPVVDRGYVLESGALVFSGTREELLGRPEVLSAYFGAGGRR, from the coding sequence GTGGTCTTTTACGAGAACGCCCCGGGGCTCAACGAGGTAAGCCTGGAAGTCCGCCCGGGGGAGGTGGTGGGAGTTTTTGGATCCAACGGGGCGGGGAAGACGACCCTACTGAACACCGTGGCGGGCCTGACCCTCATGTACGGGCGCCGGGAGCAGCGACGGGGCGGAATCCGAGTCACGGTCCTGGGCACAGTGCGCCTGGATGGACTGGACATCACGGAGTGGGAGGTCCCCCCTCGGGTGCGAAGGGGCCTCGTTCTGTGCCGGGAACGCCATGCGGTGTTCCGCGACCTCACGGTGGGGGAGAATCTCCGAGTAGGCGGGTACCTCCGGCCGGCCCGGGAGGTGGAGGAGGGCGTCGCCTTCGCCTGTACGTTGATGCCTCCGCTGCGGAGGCTGTGGCAGAAGCCCGCGGGCATGCTCAGCGGCGGGGAACAGCAGATGGTGGCCATTGGCATGGCCCTGGTGGCCCGGCCCCGGTGGCTGCTGTTGGACGAGCCCCTCCTGGGTCTGAGCCCGGCCCTCCAGGAGGAGATCGTCCGGGTCATCGGAGACATCCGGCGGCAGGGCCTCTCCGTGCTGGTGGCAGAGCAGTATGCGCGGGCCATCCTCCCGGTGGTGGATCGGGGATATGTGCTCGAAAGCGGTGCCCTCGTGTTCTCCGGAACCCGGGAGGAACTCCTCGGCCGTCCGGAAGTGCTCAGTGCGTACTTCGGAGCCGGCGGACGGCGGTGA
- a CDS encoding ATP-binding cassette domain-containing protein, whose product MEHVLIAEGLSKTFGGVRAVDGVSLEVQPGEALGIIGPNGSGKTTLINLITGFVRPERGRILYRGRDITWLSPEDRVRLGIVRSFQTPRPFYHLPAFKNVVIPLCSARARGRLGSGYGRREEVALDLLEEVGFERDAAAVYKPAAELPHGYLKRLELARCLALDPELLLLDELFSGMSPAEAGSLIPVLIRLREEGRSLVLVEHGLVEPFQVVGRVVVLDFGRKIAEGSPTEVMAHEEVRRAYLGKEVAAPA is encoded by the coding sequence ATGGAGCACGTGCTGATCGCGGAGGGCCTTAGCAAGACCTTCGGCGGAGTCCGGGCTGTGGACGGGGTGAGCCTGGAGGTGCAGCCCGGCGAGGCCCTGGGAATCATCGGGCCCAACGGATCCGGCAAGACGACCCTCATCAACCTCATCACCGGTTTCGTGCGGCCCGAGAGGGGGCGGATTCTCTACCGGGGCCGCGACATCACCTGGCTTTCCCCCGAAGACCGCGTGCGCCTGGGGATCGTGCGCAGCTTCCAGACGCCCCGTCCCTTTTACCACCTGCCCGCCTTCAAGAACGTGGTGATCCCGCTTTGCTCCGCAAGAGCCCGGGGACGGCTGGGAAGCGGATACGGACGCCGGGAGGAAGTAGCCCTGGATCTTCTGGAGGAGGTGGGATTCGAGCGGGACGCGGCGGCGGTGTACAAACCTGCAGCGGAGCTCCCGCACGGATACCTGAAACGGCTCGAGCTGGCGCGCTGCCTTGCACTGGATCCGGAACTCCTGCTGCTCGACGAGCTGTTCTCCGGCATGAGCCCCGCGGAAGCTGGTAGCCTCATCCCTGTCCTGATCCGGCTCAGGGAGGAAGGACGCTCCCTGGTCCTCGTGGAGCACGGGCTCGTGGAGCCGTTCCAGGTGGTCGGAAGGGTCGTGGTCCTCGACTTCGGCCGGAAGATCGCGGAAGGATCTCCCACGGAGGTCATGGCGCACGAGGAGGTTCGAAGAGCCTACCTGGGGAAGGAGGTGGCAGCTCCTGCTTGA
- a CDS encoding site-2 protease family protein, producing the protein MLGLELSHLLATALALLVAATAHEYAHAYVAVRLGDPTPRRLGRLTLNPLAHLDPWGTLLLLLAGFGWAKPVPVNPAYFPDPRRGMLLVAAAGPAANLILLMALGALARTGILPELGGLGALWLRLLYVNAVLAVFNLLPVPPLDGSRILWAFLRGEGETLYLRLQPYGPLVLLGLLLLGWLDPVIRAPVLWLVRWAAGGG; encoded by the coding sequence ATGCTCGGGCTGGAGCTTTCCCACCTCCTTGCCACCGCGCTGGCGCTGCTGGTGGCGGCCACCGCGCACGAGTACGCCCACGCCTACGTGGCCGTGCGCCTGGGGGATCCTACTCCCAGGCGCCTGGGCCGCCTCACCCTCAACCCCCTCGCTCACCTGGATCCCTGGGGAACCCTCCTCCTGTTGCTCGCAGGGTTCGGGTGGGCGAAGCCCGTACCCGTGAACCCTGCCTACTTTCCCGATCCCAGACGGGGGATGCTGCTCGTGGCCGCGGCAGGTCCCGCGGCCAACCTGATCCTGCTGATGGCCCTCGGGGCCCTCGCCCGCACGGGCATCCTTCCGGAGTTGGGGGGGCTTGGGGCCCTGTGGCTTCGCCTGCTCTACGTGAACGCGGTGCTGGCGGTCTTCAACCTCCTCCCCGTGCCCCCTCTGGACGGTTCCCGCATCCTGTGGGCGTTCCTTCGGGGCGAGGGGGAAACACTCTACCTACGCCTCCAGCCCTATGGCCCCCTGGTCCTCCTCGGGCTTTTGCTCCTGGGGTGGCTCGATCCTGTGATCCGGGCGCCCGTCCTCTGGCTCGTCCGCTGGGCCGCGGGCGGGGGGTGA
- a CDS encoding AEC family transporter yields MLFQVVLPVALLTGLGAWLGRRRPVDVRSLSAVSMYLFSPALVFDSLLRSSSLAAHAFPLFLTVLLHFLGLLFAGLIAARFLKLDRPQTGAFLLPVVMYNAGNYGLPLNLLAFGEEGLRLALLVFVTTGTVGTFLGSLVAAWGADGEVRRALRSVLELPVVYAATAALLALLLRWTPPEPVQRAVRLLAAGAIPLLLVTLGLQLAHPRTLRWSRPLGLVVLLRLVASPLLATGLAHLVGLEGLARRVVILQAAMPSAVNAFLYASEFRCDPGFVAGVVVATTLGSFATLTALLAWLT; encoded by the coding sequence ATGCTGTTCCAGGTGGTGCTCCCCGTGGCCCTGCTCACGGGTCTCGGTGCCTGGCTCGGCCGGCGTCGGCCCGTAGACGTCCGATCCCTTTCCGCGGTGTCCATGTACCTCTTCAGCCCAGCCCTGGTCTTCGACTCCCTCCTGCGCAGCAGCTCCCTGGCGGCGCACGCCTTTCCCCTCTTTCTGACCGTGCTCCTCCACTTCCTCGGCCTCCTGTTCGCCGGGCTGATCGCCGCCCGCTTCCTGAAGCTGGACCGGCCACAAACGGGCGCCTTCCTGCTGCCCGTGGTGATGTACAACGCGGGCAACTACGGCCTGCCCCTGAATCTCCTGGCCTTCGGGGAAGAGGGACTGCGCTTGGCCCTCCTGGTGTTCGTCACCACGGGGACGGTGGGGACGTTCCTGGGAAGCCTCGTGGCCGCCTGGGGAGCGGACGGGGAGGTGCGCCGCGCCCTCCGGAGCGTGCTGGAGCTCCCCGTGGTGTACGCGGCCACCGCGGCCCTCCTGGCCCTGCTCCTCCGCTGGACCCCTCCAGAACCCGTCCAGCGGGCCGTGCGCCTGCTCGCGGCGGGGGCTATCCCTCTCCTCCTCGTCACCCTCGGCCTTCAGCTGGCGCATCCCCGCACCCTCCGGTGGTCCCGGCCGCTAGGCCTCGTGGTGCTCCTGCGCCTGGTGGCCTCCCCGCTCCTCGCCACGGGCCTTGCGCACCTCGTAGGTCTGGAAGGCCTCGCCCGCCGGGTGGTCATCCTGCAGGCAGCCATGCCCTCCGCGGTGAACGCGTTCCTGTACGCCTCGGAGTTCCGGTGCGACCCTGGGTTCGTGGCGGGCGTGGTGGTGGCCACCACCCTGGGGAGCTTCGCCACCCTCACCGCGCTTCTCGCTTGGCTGACCTAG
- the speD gene encoding adenosylmethionine decarboxylase, with product MDTVGHHYIVEASGCDPEVISRVERVEQILTRAAQVARVQIWAISFHRFTPTGVSGVVVISESHLSVHTWPEVGYVALDIFTCGDTAQPEEAVKYALREFGAKNVHITEVTRGLDEGDHVYFHSIVTWEEELPQPGNGSSREKSRIRRRKRRPPANAPASP from the coding sequence GTGGACACCGTGGGGCACCACTACATCGTGGAGGCCTCCGGCTGCGATCCCGAGGTCATCAGCCGGGTGGAACGGGTGGAGCAGATCCTCACCCGGGCGGCCCAGGTGGCCCGGGTACAGATCTGGGCCATCTCCTTCCACCGGTTCACGCCCACGGGCGTGAGCGGGGTGGTGGTCATCTCAGAGTCCCACCTCTCCGTCCACACCTGGCCGGAGGTGGGGTACGTGGCCCTGGACATCTTCACCTGTGGGGATACGGCTCAGCCCGAGGAGGCGGTGAAGTACGCCCTGCGGGAGTTCGGGGCCAAGAACGTGCACATCACAGAGGTCACCCGCGGGCTTGATGAGGGGGATCACGTGTACTTCCACAGCATCGTCACCTGGGAGGAGGAGCTGCCGCAACCGGGCAACGGCTCCTCGAGGGAGAAATCCCGCATCCGGAGGCGCAAGCGGCGCCCCCCTGCGAACGCCCCGGCCTCCCCGTAA